CCTTCGAGGTGGAGGCGGCCCGGCTGGCCGCGGTACGGCGTACCCCGGAGGACCTGACCGCGCTGGACGCGGCGCTGGCCGAGCGGGAGGCGGCCTGGCACGGCGGCCGGGTCGACGAGTTCGTCGAGGCCGACGCCCGACTGCACGTGGCGGTGGTGGCCGCCGCGCACAACGCCATGCTCGCCGAGTTGTACGCGTCGTTCGGCGCGGCGCTGCGGGCCACCGTCGCCCAGGCGATGGGCGGCGCCCTGGCGGCCGAGCGGTACGTCGACCACGCTCGCCTGGTGGCGGCGATCCGGGCCGGCGACCCGGACCGGGCGGCCCACGAGGCGGGCGCGTTCCTGGAGCACCCGGCCAGGGCATAGGTTGTCCCGGATGTCGTAACCGGACTGCGGGAGTAGGGCAGGATGCTCAAGGGTTTCAAGGACTTCATCATGCGCGGCAACGTCGTCGACCTCGCGGTCGGCGTCGTCATCGGGGCCGCCTTCACCGGGGTGGTCACCCAGCTCACCAAGTCGTTCCTGGAGCCGTTCGTCCGGGTCCTCATCGTGCTGATCACCGGCAACGAGAAGGGCATCGAAGGCTCGATGCTGTCGTTCCGGGGCATCGAGTTCGACTACGTGGCCTTCATCAACGCGCTGATCACCTTCGTGCTCACCGCGGCGGCGCTGTACTTCCTGGTGGTCTTCCCGATGAACAAGCTCGCCGAGCGCCGGCAGCGGGGTGAGGAGCCGCCGCCGAAGGCCCCCAGCGAGGAGGTCAAGCTGCTCACCGAGATCCGGGACGCGCTGGTCGCCGCCGGGCACACCACCCCCGGGCAGCAGCGCGGCGCGCTGGACGACGTGCTGGGCCGCCGGCCGGAGCCGCCCGCCCCGCGCTGACCGCCCGCCCCGCACATCGGCCCCCGTGGGATTCTCCCGGGGGCCGACCTGCTTCGTACACATGTTCGATACAGTGCCGCCATGGAGCAGCGAAAGCACTGGTGGAACGGCAAATGGGGGAGGCTGGCCCGGCGGGACGTCTTCCTCCGGGCAGACGCCGACCGCTGGCACGTCGAGCAGCGCGCCGGCGGGGCGGAGGGCGTCTCCCGGTTCTACGAGTACGCCAGCGCGGAGGAGGCCGAGGAGACCGTCCGCGCCCTGCTCGACGGCCCCGACACCTGGCGCGAACTCTCCCCCCGCTGAGAGAGGTAGGGGCCCCGTCCCAACGTCTGACGCGCAGGAAGGGGCCCTTCCTGACACCCACCCCGACGCCGGCCGCCTGACCGGCCCGGCGTTTAGCGGCGCGACCGGGCGGGAACCGCCCCGGCATGACGCGACAGGACACGGACGCGCAAACGGCCATCGGACGGGTCACCACCGGGATGACGGTGCTCGACGCGACCGGCGCCGAGGTCGGCACGGTGGACCTCGTCCAGCGCGGCGACCCGAACGCGGTGACCGTGCAGGCCCCGGGCACGGAAGCCCCGACCGCCGACCCGGGTAGCAGCCTGGACGAGCTGA
The sequence above is a segment of the Micromonospora sp. WMMD882 genome. Coding sequences within it:
- a CDS encoding FadR/GntR family transcriptional regulator, with the protein product MTPAVDSSTVPPRGRRVSETIEQLRARILSGEWPLGGRIPTEPQLVAALGVGRNTVREAVRALAHAGVLECRQGSGTYVVSTDELAPVVARRLTDPGTGADRVDEVRMAEAVEVRRAFEVEAARLAAVRRTPEDLTALDAALAEREAAWHGGRVDEFVEADARLHVAVVAAAHNAMLAELYASFGAALRATVAQAMGGALAAERYVDHARLVAAIRAGDPDRAAHEAGAFLEHPARA
- the mscL gene encoding large conductance mechanosensitive channel protein MscL produces the protein MLKGFKDFIMRGNVVDLAVGVVIGAAFTGVVTQLTKSFLEPFVRVLIVLITGNEKGIEGSMLSFRGIEFDYVAFINALITFVLTAAALYFLVVFPMNKLAERRQRGEEPPPKAPSEEVKLLTEIRDALVAAGHTTPGQQRGALDDVLGRRPEPPAPR